A window of Formosa sp. Hel1_31_208 contains these coding sequences:
- a CDS encoding DUF4177 domain-containing protein has protein sequence MKEYKVVSPKLGFRNRFRQFEDVLNQHAREGWVVIDISQGWTSIVFERDKNR, from the coding sequence ATGAAAGAATATAAAGTGGTATCACCAAAGCTCGGATTTAGAAATAGATTTAGACAGTTTGAAGATGTGCTCAACCAGCATGCGAGAGAGGGCTGGGTAGTCATTGATATTTCTCAAGGTTGGACAAGTATTGTTTTTGAACGGGATAAAAACAGATAA